From Dechloromonas sp. A34:
GGCAAACATGACGCCGGGGCGCTCGTTGCGATCGTCCAGAAGGGCGTCGATTCCGCTCGCTTTAAGTTCGGAGTACAGTTGGTCGGCTGCCATCTTGACCGCCGGGCTCTTGTGGTAGCCCATGGGGACGATGCAAACGCTAAAAGGCGCAATGGCGGCTGGCAGGATAATGCCCTTGTCGTCATTTCCCTGCTCGATGGCGGCACCGACGATACGCGAGACGCCGATGCCGTAGCAGCCCATCTCCATGATCTGGCTTTTGCCCTTTTCGTCTAGATAGGCGCAATTCAGAGCGGCAGCGTACTTCTGACGTAGCTGGAAAATGTGCCCGACCTCGATGCCGCGCAGGATATCGAGCTTGCCCTTGCCGTCCGGCGACGGGTCGCCGGCGACGACGTTGCGCAGATCAGCGACTTCCGGTTCAGGCAGGTCGCGGCCAAAGTTGACCCCGCTCAGGTGGAACCCCGGCTCGTTGGCGCCGCAGACAAAATCGCCCATGGCGGCAACCGCGCGGTCGGCAAAGACGGCCACCTTGTTGCTGATCGCAACCGGGCCAATGTAGCCCGGTTTGCAGCCCAGATATTCCTCAACCTCTGCTTCCGTGGCAAAACGGAACGGGTTGAGTGCGGCGATCTTGCTTGCCTTGATTTCGTTCAGTTCGTGGTCGCCGCGCAGCAAGAGCAGGGCGAATTTCGTGCTGCCATCCTCTTTCTCGCTGATCACAGCAATCGATTTGACGATTCTGTCCAGATTGATGCCTAGAAAATCGGCAACGTCGGCGCAGGCCGTCTTGCCGGGGGTGGCGACCTTTTTCAGCGATCCACCTGCTGCCGCGCGGGGAGTTGATGGGGCGACCGCCTCAGCCAGTTCGACATTGGCGGCGTAATCGGAATCTGGGCAGTAAGCAATGTCATCCTCGCCGGAGTCGGCCAGGACGTGGAATTCATGTGAGCCCGTGCCGCCAATCGAGCCGGTGTCAGCGGCAACAGCCCGGAATTTCAGCCCCAGGCGGGTGAAAATGCGGCTGTACGTCGCATACATAGTGCCGTATTCGCGTTGCAGGTCTTCGAATGAAGCATGAAAGGAGTAGCCGTCCTTCATCAGGAATTCGCGGCCACGCATTACGCCGAAACGGGGGCGAATTTCATCGCGGAACTTGGTTTGAATCTGGTAGAGATGGATCGGCAGCTGACGGTAACTCTTGACGTCGCGACGCACGGCGTCGGTGATGACCTCCTCGTGCGTCGGGCCGATGACGAACTCGCGCTGGTGGCGGTCCTTGAAGCGCAGTAGTTCCGGGCCGTATTGCTCCCAGCGGCCGGACTCCTGCCACAACTCGGCCGGTTGCACGGCGGGCATCAGCAGTTCCAGTGCGCCGGCGTTGTTCATCTCGTCGCGAACGATGCTCTCTACCTTGCGCAGGACGCGCAACCCAAGCGGCATCCATGTATAGATACCAGCGGCGGTTCGCTTGATGTAGCCGGCGCGGAGCATCAATTTTTGACTGATAACTTCGGCGTCGGCCGGGGCTTCCTTGAGTGTGGTAAAAAAGAACTGCGAAGTGCGCATGGGATGCTCTTGAATTCGTTGCAAAAAGGAGATTTTACACGCAGGCTGTGCTTTGCACCCAGACCGGCTTTGTGAAAGAATTGGGGTAACTTTTAATTTTGCAGGAATTCTATGCTCGACCGTGAAGGCTATCGCCCGAACGTCGGCATTATTCTTTGTAACGCCAAAAACGAGGTTTTCTGGGGTAAACGCATACGGGAGCATTCTTGGCAGTTTCCACAAGGTGGCATCAAGCGCGGCGAATCGCCGGAAGAGGCCATGTATCGTGAACTGTATGAAGAGGTCGGGCTCCTGCCTGAGCACGTGCGTATTCTCGGGCGAACCAAGGGCTGGTTGCGTTACGAAGTGCCGACACACTGGATCAAGCGCGAATGGCGCGGATCCTACAAAGGTCAGAAGCAGATCTGGTTCCTGTTACGCCTGGTTGGGCGTGACAGCGATGTCAGTTTGCGAGCGACCAGCAAGCCCGAATTCGACGCGTGGCGCTGGAACGACTACTGGATCCCATTTGATGCGGTAATTGAGTTTAAGCGCGGGGTCTATGAGCAGGCGCTGAATGAGTTGGTTCGCTTTCTCGATCTGGATCGGCGAGGAAAGATTCGCCATGCAGTCCCGGGGGGCGAGAATCCAGCCCCGTCCAATGAGGAGTGAACGGATGAGTCCGTTGCGCAAGTTTGCCGGTCTGCTTGGTTTTTTTGTTTTCGTTGGAAACGCGCAAGCGGATTTTGAAGAAGACTATGAA
This genomic window contains:
- a CDS encoding RNA pyrophosphohydrolase, with protein sequence MLDREGYRPNVGIILCNAKNEVFWGKRIREHSWQFPQGGIKRGESPEEAMYRELYEEVGLLPEHVRILGRTKGWLRYEVPTHWIKREWRGSYKGQKQIWFLLRLVGRDSDVSLRATSKPEFDAWRWNDYWIPFDAVIEFKRGVYEQALNELVRFLDLDRRGKIRHAVPGGENPAPSNEE
- a CDS encoding proline--tRNA ligase; the encoded protein is MRTSQFFFTTLKEAPADAEVISQKLMLRAGYIKRTAAGIYTWMPLGLRVLRKVESIVRDEMNNAGALELLMPAVQPAELWQESGRWEQYGPELLRFKDRHQREFVIGPTHEEVITDAVRRDVKSYRQLPIHLYQIQTKFRDEIRPRFGVMRGREFLMKDGYSFHASFEDLQREYGTMYATYSRIFTRLGLKFRAVAADTGSIGGTGSHEFHVLADSGEDDIAYCPDSDYAANVELAEAVAPSTPRAAAGGSLKKVATPGKTACADVADFLGINLDRIVKSIAVISEKEDGSTKFALLLLRGDHELNEIKASKIAALNPFRFATEAEVEEYLGCKPGYIGPVAISNKVAVFADRAVAAMGDFVCGANEPGFHLSGVNFGRDLPEPEVADLRNVVAGDPSPDGKGKLDILRGIEVGHIFQLRQKYAAALNCAYLDEKGKSQIMEMGCYGIGVSRIVGAAIEQGNDDKGIILPAAIAPFSVCIVPMGYHKSPAVKMAADQLYSELKASGIDALLDDRNERPGVMFADMELIGIPHRVVIGERGLNEGQVEYKARLDAEATMVAQGGILETLKRKLCAA